One Kazachstania africana CBS 2517 chromosome 5, complete genome DNA window includes the following coding sequences:
- the KAFR0E02150 gene encoding uncharacterized protein (similar to Saccharomyces cerevisiae REC104 (YHR157W); ancestral locus Anc_5.89), translating to MPTNIDNDVVPIATFCKRYGISLERQESLGITSSRYLEQINEVEYNGLKEELLQEYKKRKLEDALRSRETFKRQKPCYETELLHSTLVSEEECFEPIVISSEQDGVNEATIWSNTLVTQCEILQSDDIPTYNCTMTTNNSYILDQQTLNYDMEFNILNSDRSIKDSSPPLNFEILI from the coding sequence ATGCCTACTAATATAGATAACGATGTTGTCCCAATAGCCACTTTTTGTAAACGATACGGGATATCTTTGGAAAGGCAAGAAAGCCTAGGCATAACTTCATCCAGATATTTGGAACAGATTAATGAGGTTGAGTACAACGGGCTGAAGGAAGAACTCTTACAAGAATATAAGAAAAGGAAACTTGAGGATGCTCTTCGCTCAAGAGAGACATTTAAGAGACAGAAACCTTGTTATGAAACCGAACTTTTGCATTCCACTTTAGTTTCTGAGGAAGAGTGCTTCGAACCAATTGTGATATCTAGTGAACAGGATGGTGTAAATGAAGCAACCATATGGAGCAACACGCTGGTTACACAATGCGAAATTTTACAGTCTGATGATATTCCCACATATAACTGTACAATGACTACAAATAACAGCTATATACTAGACCAGCAAACTTTGAACTACGATATGGAATTCAACATCCTAAACTCTGACAGATCTATCAAGGACAGTAGTCCTCCTCTcaactttgaaattctcatttaa
- the TDA11 gene encoding Tda11p (similar to Saccharomyces cerevisiae YHR159W; ancestral locus Anc_5.87), with protein sequence MNKFDEFIQETDNVLDIDTSTRDTTGQIAPKTNDTSKIQSKSPISKSRHTTSPVISSNSKFLIQKQLTPTKVDETVDHPLRGSPNSHRAGTVISAPSSEKSTRTRPRKPIINKRRSLIQPLITHSQENTFEIATQVSTLHLNERQHSSTEHDVSNTNTQNSKHSRGSSTNSLTIDTNDINMLLKNLANKEMDLFESKQKIDDLRKQLLYHEKLYERHSNELKNLKAQVSKHLTDNVSGTSTPMKSQNGKNQTETSEKIKYTNNALETRGKTNKIEEVKDIINKQETHKKSISKLEPEAEKSQANGSVWSKPLAIFNQFDQILQQELEKSLNWDSETSPEKEPAGKDGTYMNEGKSNIFASDLGSDYNYVNINSATTNDDTGTTNGNSSSVSKSIWNFVNDVRTGLLGIDEEISEEEEEGFKNQTNDSSENGQLIKEFKTTKKSARSSGNKLNFIDNDEDHEVRDVEMTTFL encoded by the coding sequence atgaataaatttgatgaatttataCAAGAAACAGATAATGTGCTAGATATTGATACGAGCACAAGAGACACAACTGGACAAATAGCGCCTAAAACAAATGATACATCAAAAATACAATCCAAATCCCCCATATCAAAGTCGCGTCATACTACATCGCCGGTAATAAGCAGCAATTCtaaatttctaattcagAAACAATTAACGCCCACAAAAGTTGATGAAACTGTAGACCACCCATTAAGAGGCTCGCCGAACTCACATAGAGCAGGGACAGTAATATCTGCACCCTCTTCTGAAAAGTCAACCAGGACACGACCACGGAAACcaattatcaataaaagaagGTCATTGATACAACCTCTAATAACGCACTCACAAGAAAATACTTTTGAAATAGCGACCCAAGTAAGCACCCTACATTTGAATGAAAGACAGCATTCATCCACTGAGCATGACGTTAGCAACACTAACACTCAGAATTCTAAGCATTCAAGAGGAAGTTCGACCAATTCTCTTACAATAGACACCAATGATATTAATATGCTTTTAAAGAATCTAGctaataaagaaatggatCTGTTTGAAAGTAAACAGAAAATAGATGATTTGAGAAAGCAGTTATTATATCATGAAAAGTTATATGAACGACATTCAAAtgaactgaaaaatttgaaagcacaagtatcaaaacatttaaCCGATAATGTCAGTGGTACCTCGACTCCCATGAAGTCGCAAAATGGCAAAAACCAAACTGAAACTTCTGAGAAGATTAAATATACTAACAATGCACTTGAAACGAGAGGGAAAACTAATAAAATCGAAGAAGTTAAGGACATTATAAATAAGCAAGAAACACATAAGAAAAGCATATCAAAACTGGAGCCAGAAGCAGAAAAAAGTCAGGCTAATGGATCAGTCTGGAGTAAGCCTTTAGCGatattcaatcaatttgatcaaatctTACAACAGGAACTTGagaaatctttaaattgGGATAGCGAAACTTCACCGGAGAAAGAACCAGCTGGCAAAGATGGGACATATATGAACGAGGgcaaatcaaatatatttgCCAGTGACTTAGGCAGTGACTACAATTATGTTAACATAAACAGTGCTACCACAAATGACGATACCGGTACCACAAACGGTAATTCAAGTAGTGTTTCCAAATCAATATGGAATTTTGTTAACGATGTCAGAACTGGCTTGCTAGgaattgatgaagaaattagcgaagaggaagaagaaggtttcaaaaatcaaacTAACGACAGTAGCGAGAATGGACAATTAATAAAGGAATTCAAGACGACAAAGAAATCGGCCCGAAGTAGCGGTAACAAGCTGAATTTCATTGACAATGATGAGGATCATGAAGTGAGGGATGTGGAAATGACGACATTTCTGTAG
- the PEX18 gene encoding Pex18p (similar to Saccharomyces cerevisiae PEX21 (YGR239C) and PEX18 (YHR160C); ancestral locus Anc_5.86) → MNASSECNVNPVKNFVDKSNDSGTVFRQRSHSQTAREHYVENEFLRPTESSISRFQLPEPPLKLSMNNAGPAPNNWIGEFSQIKLNDSTNSNKTNLHVDVPIRSSRWDKISLNNSMREPENSYRWYGVNRNNSLNVIPRQIESISFGDVEIDFTSVEEDIKQEEVQSSGNTLETLDDEQEELQNAATDIYGMAVENKANEKLLNSKFMNLMQKISDGSVTINKSKKELLSLSNGEIVGKKYIYISDRK, encoded by the coding sequence ATGAATGCAAGTTCAGAGTGTAATGTGAATCCCGTAAAGAATTTCGTAGACAAGAGTAATGACAGTGGTACGGTATTTAGGCAAAGAAGCCACTCTCAAACAGCACGAGAGCATTACGTGGAAAACGAGTTTTTAAGGCCAACAGAATCGTCAATTAGTCGATTTCAACTCCCTGAGCCGCCTCTAAAACTAAGTATGAATAATGCGGGGCCCGCTCCAAACAATTGGATAGGTGAGTTTTCGCAAATAAAGCTTAACGATAGTACCAATTCGAATAAGACTAACCTACATGTGGATGTACCAATACGAAGTAGTCGATGGGATAAAATTAGTTTGAATAATTCGATGAGAGAACCTGAAAATAGTTATCGCTGGTATGGGGTCAATAGAAATAATTCACTCAATGTTATCCCCAGACAGATAGAGTCAATCTCTTTTGGAGATGTGGAAATTGATTTCACCTCTGTAGAGGAAGATATCAAACAAGAGGAGGTACAAAGTAGTGGAAATACATTAGAAACCCTTGATGATGAGCAAGAAGAGCTTCAGAATGCGGCTACTGATATTTATGGTATGGCCGTTGAAAATAAAGCTAATGAGAAACTGTTAAACTCTAAATTTATGAACCTGATGCAAAAGATAAGTGACGGTTCTGtaacaataaataaatcCAAAAAAGAGTTACTCTCTCTATcaaatggtgaaattgttggcaagaaatatatatatatatctgaTCGTAAATAA